A DNA window from Anastrepha ludens isolate Willacy chromosome 6, idAnaLude1.1, whole genome shotgun sequence contains the following coding sequences:
- the LOC128868579 gene encoding phospholipase D2 isoform X4 encodes MMMTSHMDSQQTPAFAANATDSIDGESRSYNAEDLDQEDGEEKGTRCVPEFQFSLVESEYDETLAFPDSVTILSNVGEKPVLVQRKDTDDDDDEEEGAGTLSGQPAEIPYTSIYGPSMKFNSFQRKVFVPGTEIQVRIIDNERSVTTHLLNPNLYTIELTHGPFTWTIKRRYKHFNSLHQQLSFFRTSLNIPFPMRSHKEKRATIKKAAIQMADEARLKSMQQTQTQTTVLETSHKVQFTGNGNACSAMAMASTSSSPLGALGIMGKRKKKKRKLPRFPNRPESLIAFESLPMRIKQLEDYLYNLLNISLYRNHHETLNFVEVSNVSFISDLGIKGKEGAILKRTGSTRPGQAGCNFFGCFQQKCCVRCSFFCSDVLYGKWRNRWFFVKETFFGYIRPTDGVIRSVILFDQGFDVSTGIYQTGMRKGLQVLTNSRHIILKCWTRRKCKEWMQYLKQTANSYARDFTYPNPHMSYAPVRSGIQASWHVDGSAYMGAIADALEEAKEEIFIADWWLSPEIYMKRPAIDGDYWRLDKILHRRASQGIKVFVLLYKEVEMALGINSYYSKQRLSHENIKVLRHPDHARAGVFFWAHHEKMVVIDQTYAFIGGLDLCYGRWDDYRHRLSDLGSVSTASASGSTRRLGGYFTKDDADSAFGSQKSSRKENANVSTDLQKREQLNASFAAPEFEEVELRTLSPGEKLVIPELLSPTAGEPVVIEGLKLSTPEMERKNVLEKITTNAMRKGKDLVNRLTMTEQDRAATGDKSPDVLKDPKQLVFTIDEMEQGRLGGLEDPTPFQTQILNDYYGQAKYWFGKDYSNFILKDWMNLDAPLVDIIDRSTTPRMPWHDVGICMIGPSARDVARHFIQRWNAVKLEKMRDNANFPYLMPKSYHNIRLNPNIVLKRQNRVTCQLLRSASSWSCGFIEQDLVEQSIHDAYIQTITKAQHYIYIENQFFITMQLGATGAYGNVRNQIGETLFKRIVRAHKERKTFRVFVIIPLLPGFEGDVGGSTGNAVRAITHWNYASISRGRSAILTRLKEVGISDPGEYISFHSLRTNSQLNNVPITELIYVHSKLLIADDRVVICGSANINDRSMIGKRDSEIAAIISDEEFEDGRMNGKKYPSGVFAGRLRKFLFKEHLGLLDPDADGMPIDVTDPVIDQFWNGMWRRTSTRNTEIYEEVFKCIPSDKVKSYADLRKYQEEPPLCRSDPEVAAKRVANIQGFLVNLPLDFLNKEVLTPPGTSKEGLIPTAVWT; translated from the exons ATGATGATGACCAGCCATATGGATAGCCAACAAACGCCCGCCTTTGCAGCCAACGCCACCGATAGCATCGATGGTGAGAGCAGAAGCTACAATGCCGAGGATTTAGATCAAGaagatggcgaagagaagggcaCACGATGCGTGCCAGAGTTCCAATTCTCACTGGTCGAATCGGAATACGACGAAACGCTGGCGTTTCCCGATTCCGTGACGATATTGTCGAATGTCGGGGAAAAGCCAGTTCTAGTGCAACGAAAGGATACAGACGACGACGATGATGAGGAGGAGGGCGCCGGCACGTTGTCAGGACAGCCGGCGGAAATACCGTACACTTCAATATACGGGCCAAGTATGAAATTTAACTCTTTTCAACGGAAAGTGTTTGTACCCGGTACGGAGATACAGGTGCGGATAATTGACAATGAACGAAGTGTTACGACACACTTATTGAATCCAAACTT ATATACCATCGAACTGACGCATGGCCCCTTCACGTGGACCATTAAACGCCGTTACAAACATTTCAATTCACTGCATCAGCAACTTAGTTTCTTCCGTACCTCACTAAACATTCCCTTTCCGATGCGTAGTCATAAGGAGAAACGCGCAACAATTAAAAAGGCAGCCATACAAATGGCGGACGAGGCGCGCCTCAAGTCAATGCAGCAAACACAGACGCAGACAACGGTTCTTGAGACCAGCCACAAAGTGCAATTTACTGGCAACGGCAATGCGTGCAGTGCGATGGCGATGGCGAGTACCAGCAGTAGTCCTTTGGGAGCGCTGGGTATTATGGGgaaaaggaagaagaaaaaacgAAAGCTACCACGTTTTCCGAATCGGCCCGAGTCGCTTATTGCATTCGAATCCCTGCCTATGCGAATAAAGCAACTGGAGGACTATCTGTACAATTTGCTGAACATCAGTTTGTATAGAAATCATCATGAAACG CTGAACTTCGTTGAAGTATCAAATGTTTCGTTTATCTCTGACCTCGGCATCAAAGGCAAGGAAGGTGCCATACTCAAGCGCACAGGCTCAACACGTCCTGGCCAGGCGGGCTGCAATTTCTTTGGTTGTTTTCAGCAGAAGTGTTGCGTGCGCTGCAGTTTTTTCTGCTCGGATGTGCTTTACGGCAAGTGGCGCAATCGCTGGTTCTTCGTCAAGGAGACTTTCTTTGGCTACATACGTCCCACTGATGGCGTGATTAG ATCTGTGATATTATTCGATCAGGGCTTCGACGTGTCCACTGGCATCTATCAGACGGGCATGCGTAAAGGTCTGCAGGTGCTCACTAACAGCCGTCACATAATACTCAAGTGCTGGACGCGGCGAAAGTGCAAGGAGTGGATGCAATATCTGAAACAGACAGCCAACAGCTATGCCCGCGACTTTACCTACCCCAATCCGCATATGTCGTATGCTCCGGTGCGATCGGGTATACAAGCGAGTTGGCACGTGGATGGGTCCGCGTACATGGGCGCGATAGCGGATGCGCTCGAAGAGGCGAAAGAAGAAATTTTCATAGCCGATTGGTGGTTGAGCCCCGAGATTTATATGAAGCGGCCAGCGATCGATGGCGATTATTGGCGCTTAGATAAGATACTGCACCGGAGAGCG TCGCAGGGTATTAAGGTATTCGTGCTGCTTTACAAAGAGGTCGAAATGGCTTTGGGCATTAATAGTTACTACAGCAAGCAGAGGCTTTCACACGAGAATATCAAG GTTTTGCGACATCCCGACCATGCGCGCGCTGGCGTGTTTTTCTGGGCGCATCACGAAAAAATGGTGGTGATCGATCAGACCTACGCTTTCATCGGTGGCCTGGATCTCTGCTACGGACGTTGGGATGATTATCGCCACCGGCTCAGCGATCTTGGCAGCGTATCAACCGCTTCGGCATCAGGTAGCACGCGTCGACTTGGCGGCTATTTTACAAAAGACGATGCTGACTCTGCCTTTGGCTCTCAAAAATCCTCACGCAAGGAAAATGCCAACGTGAGTACAGACTTGCAGAAAAGAGAACAGCTAAACGCAAGCTTTGCGGCGCCCGAGTTTGAGGAGGTGGAACTGCGTACACTCTCGCCTGGCGAAAAACTCGTAATACCTGAACTGCTTTCACCCACCGCTGGCGAACCAGTCGTCATTGAGGGCTTGAAATTGAGCACACCCGAGATGGAGCGCAAGAATGTATTGGAGAAAATCACAACCAATGCAATGCGCAAGGGTAAAGATCTCGTGAATAGACTAACAATGACAGAACAGGATCGCGCAGCAACGGGTGATAAATCGCCAGATGTGCTCAAGGATCCTAAGCAGCTGGTATTCACCATTGACGAAATGGAGCAAGGGCGTCTGGGCGGACTGGAAGATCCGACGCCTTTCCAAACGCAGATTCTCAACGATTACTACGGCCAAGCGAAGTACTGGTTCGGCAAGGACTATTCGAATTTCATACTCAAAGATTGGATGAATTTGGATGCGCCGCTGGTCGACATTATAGATCGTTCAACAACACCACGTATGCCTTGGCATGACGTGGGCATTTGCATGATTGGTCCGTCGGCGCGTGATGTGGCACGCCATTTCATACAACGCTGGAATGCTGTGAAGTTGGAAAAGATGCGCGACAACGCGAACTTCCCCTACCTAATGCCAAAGAGTTATCACAACATCAGACTGAATCCGAATATTGTCTTGAAACGGCAGAATCGCGTAACTTGCCAATTGCTGCGCAGCGCTTCCTCTTGGAGTTGCGGCTTCATCGAACAAGATTTGGTGGAGCAAAGCATACATGACGCCTACATACAGACCATAACGAAGGCGCAGCACTACATCTACATCGAGAATCAGTTCTTCATCACGATGCAGTTGGGCGCGACGGGCGCTTATGGAAATGTGCGCAATCAAATAGGCGAGACGTTGTTCAAGCGCATTGTGCGAGCACACAA GGAGCGGAAAACTTTTCGTGTTTTTGTGATCATACCTCTACTGCCCGGTTTCGAGGGTGACGTTGGCGGCAGCACCGGCAATGCGGTACGCGCAATCACGCACTGGAATTATGCATCGATTTCAAG AGGACGCTCTGCGATACTCACACGCCTCAAGGAGGTCGGCATAAGCGATCCCGGCGAATACATCTCCTTCCATAGTCTGCGCACAAATTCACAATTGAATAATGTTCCCATTACCGAACTCATTTATGTGCACTCAAAGCTGCTCATCGCCGATGATCGTGTGGTAATTTGTGGCTCGGCGAATATCAATGACCGCTCGATGATCGGCAAACGTGATTCGGAAATTGCTGCCATCATTAGCGATGAAGAGTTTGAGGATGGGCGCATGAATGGCAAAAAGTATCCGAGTGGCGTGTTCGCCGGCAGACTGCGCAAATTTCTATTCAAGGAACATTTGGGCTTGCTCGATCCCGATGCCGATGGCATGCCAATCGATGTAACCGATCCGGTGATCGATCAGTTCTGGAATGGCATGTGGCGGCGCACATCGACGCGCAACACCGAGATTTACGAAGAGGTATTCAAGTGTATACCCAGCGATAAGGTGAAATCGTACGCGGATTTGCGCAAATATCAGGAAGAGCCGCCATTGTGCAGATCGGACCCGGAGGTGGCGGCGAAGCGTGTGGCAAATATTCAG GGATTCCTAGTCAATCTGCCATTGGACTTCCTAAACAAAGAAGTGCTAACACCGCCTGGCACCAGTAAGGAGGGTCTCATCCCTACCGCCGTGTGGACGTAG
- the LOC128868579 gene encoding phospholipase D2 isoform X2: protein MFLFSYKRNEDEFIDRETGLANPALVYDELDYPHLYSQFDGGGSMMMTSHMDSQQTPAFAANATDSIDGESRSYNAEDLDQEDGEEKGTRCVPEFQFSLVESEYDETLAFPDSVTILSNVGEKPVLVQRKDTDDDDDEEEGAGTLSGQPAEIPYTSIYGPSMKFNSFQRKVFVPGTEIQVRIIDNERSVTTHLLNPNLYTIELTHGPFTWTIKRRYKHFNSLHQQLSFFRTSLNIPFPMRSHKEKRATIKKAAIQMADEARLKSMQQTQTQTTVLETSHKVQFTGNGNACSAMAMASTSSSPLGALGIMGKRKKKKRKLPRFPNRPESLIAFESLPMRIKQLEDYLYNLLNISLYRNHHETLNFVEVSNVSFISDLGIKGKEGAILKRTGSTRPGQAGCNFFGCFQQKCCVRCSFFCSDVLYGKWRNRWFFVKETFFGYIRPTDGVIRSVILFDQGFDVSTGIYQTGMRKGLQVLTNSRHIILKCWTRRKCKEWMQYLKQTANSYARDFTYPNPHMSYAPVRSGIQASWHVDGSAYMGAIADALEEAKEEIFIADWWLSPEIYMKRPAIDGDYWRLDKILHRRASQGIKVFVLLYKEVEMALGINSYYSKQRLSHENIKVLRHPDHARAGVFFWAHHEKMVVIDQTYAFIGGLDLCYGRWDDYRHRLSDLGSVSTASASGSTRRLGGYFTKDDADSAFGSQKSSRKENANVSTDLQKREQLNASFAAPEFEEVELRTLSPGEKLVIPELLSPTAGEPVVIEGLKLSTPEMERKNVLEKITTNAMRKGKDLVNRLTMTEQDRAATGDKSPDVLKDPKQLVFTIDEMEQGRLGGLEDPTPFQTQILNDYYGQAKYWFGKDYSNFILKDWMNLDAPLVDIIDRSTTPRMPWHDVGICMIGPSARDVARHFIQRWNAVKLEKMRDNANFPYLMPKSYHNIRLNPNIVLKRQNRVTCQLLRSASSWSCGFIEQDLVEQSIHDAYIQTITKAQHYIYIENQFFITMQLGATGAYGNVRNQIGETLFKRIVRAHKERKTFRVFVIIPLLPGFEGDVGGSTGNAVRAITHWNYASISRGRSAILTRLKEVGISDPGEYISFHSLRTNSQLNNVPITELIYVHSKLLIADDRVVICGSANINDRSMIGKRDSEIAAIISDEEFEDGRMNGKKYPSGVFAGRLRKFLFKEHLGLLDPDADGMPIDVTDPVIDQFWNGMWRRTSTRNTEIYEEVFKCIPSDKVKSYADLRKYQEEPPLCRSDPEVAAKRVANIQGFLVNLPLDFLNKEVLTPPGTSKEGLIPTAVWT, encoded by the exons ACGAATTTATCGATCGCGAGACGGGTCTTGCGAATCCTGCACTTGTCTACGATGAGCTAGACTATCCCCATCTTTATTCCCAATTCGACGGTGGTGGCTCAATGATGATGACCAGCCATATGGATAGCCAACAAACGCCCGCCTTTGCAGCCAACGCCACCGATAGCATCGATGGTGAGAGCAGAAGCTACAATGCCGAGGATTTAGATCAAGaagatggcgaagagaagggcaCACGATGCGTGCCAGAGTTCCAATTCTCACTGGTCGAATCGGAATACGACGAAACGCTGGCGTTTCCCGATTCCGTGACGATATTGTCGAATGTCGGGGAAAAGCCAGTTCTAGTGCAACGAAAGGATACAGACGACGACGATGATGAGGAGGAGGGCGCCGGCACGTTGTCAGGACAGCCGGCGGAAATACCGTACACTTCAATATACGGGCCAAGTATGAAATTTAACTCTTTTCAACGGAAAGTGTTTGTACCCGGTACGGAGATACAGGTGCGGATAATTGACAATGAACGAAGTGTTACGACACACTTATTGAATCCAAACTT ATATACCATCGAACTGACGCATGGCCCCTTCACGTGGACCATTAAACGCCGTTACAAACATTTCAATTCACTGCATCAGCAACTTAGTTTCTTCCGTACCTCACTAAACATTCCCTTTCCGATGCGTAGTCATAAGGAGAAACGCGCAACAATTAAAAAGGCAGCCATACAAATGGCGGACGAGGCGCGCCTCAAGTCAATGCAGCAAACACAGACGCAGACAACGGTTCTTGAGACCAGCCACAAAGTGCAATTTACTGGCAACGGCAATGCGTGCAGTGCGATGGCGATGGCGAGTACCAGCAGTAGTCCTTTGGGAGCGCTGGGTATTATGGGgaaaaggaagaagaaaaaacgAAAGCTACCACGTTTTCCGAATCGGCCCGAGTCGCTTATTGCATTCGAATCCCTGCCTATGCGAATAAAGCAACTGGAGGACTATCTGTACAATTTGCTGAACATCAGTTTGTATAGAAATCATCATGAAACG CTGAACTTCGTTGAAGTATCAAATGTTTCGTTTATCTCTGACCTCGGCATCAAAGGCAAGGAAGGTGCCATACTCAAGCGCACAGGCTCAACACGTCCTGGCCAGGCGGGCTGCAATTTCTTTGGTTGTTTTCAGCAGAAGTGTTGCGTGCGCTGCAGTTTTTTCTGCTCGGATGTGCTTTACGGCAAGTGGCGCAATCGCTGGTTCTTCGTCAAGGAGACTTTCTTTGGCTACATACGTCCCACTGATGGCGTGATTAG ATCTGTGATATTATTCGATCAGGGCTTCGACGTGTCCACTGGCATCTATCAGACGGGCATGCGTAAAGGTCTGCAGGTGCTCACTAACAGCCGTCACATAATACTCAAGTGCTGGACGCGGCGAAAGTGCAAGGAGTGGATGCAATATCTGAAACAGACAGCCAACAGCTATGCCCGCGACTTTACCTACCCCAATCCGCATATGTCGTATGCTCCGGTGCGATCGGGTATACAAGCGAGTTGGCACGTGGATGGGTCCGCGTACATGGGCGCGATAGCGGATGCGCTCGAAGAGGCGAAAGAAGAAATTTTCATAGCCGATTGGTGGTTGAGCCCCGAGATTTATATGAAGCGGCCAGCGATCGATGGCGATTATTGGCGCTTAGATAAGATACTGCACCGGAGAGCG TCGCAGGGTATTAAGGTATTCGTGCTGCTTTACAAAGAGGTCGAAATGGCTTTGGGCATTAATAGTTACTACAGCAAGCAGAGGCTTTCACACGAGAATATCAAG GTTTTGCGACATCCCGACCATGCGCGCGCTGGCGTGTTTTTCTGGGCGCATCACGAAAAAATGGTGGTGATCGATCAGACCTACGCTTTCATCGGTGGCCTGGATCTCTGCTACGGACGTTGGGATGATTATCGCCACCGGCTCAGCGATCTTGGCAGCGTATCAACCGCTTCGGCATCAGGTAGCACGCGTCGACTTGGCGGCTATTTTACAAAAGACGATGCTGACTCTGCCTTTGGCTCTCAAAAATCCTCACGCAAGGAAAATGCCAACGTGAGTACAGACTTGCAGAAAAGAGAACAGCTAAACGCAAGCTTTGCGGCGCCCGAGTTTGAGGAGGTGGAACTGCGTACACTCTCGCCTGGCGAAAAACTCGTAATACCTGAACTGCTTTCACCCACCGCTGGCGAACCAGTCGTCATTGAGGGCTTGAAATTGAGCACACCCGAGATGGAGCGCAAGAATGTATTGGAGAAAATCACAACCAATGCAATGCGCAAGGGTAAAGATCTCGTGAATAGACTAACAATGACAGAACAGGATCGCGCAGCAACGGGTGATAAATCGCCAGATGTGCTCAAGGATCCTAAGCAGCTGGTATTCACCATTGACGAAATGGAGCAAGGGCGTCTGGGCGGACTGGAAGATCCGACGCCTTTCCAAACGCAGATTCTCAACGATTACTACGGCCAAGCGAAGTACTGGTTCGGCAAGGACTATTCGAATTTCATACTCAAAGATTGGATGAATTTGGATGCGCCGCTGGTCGACATTATAGATCGTTCAACAACACCACGTATGCCTTGGCATGACGTGGGCATTTGCATGATTGGTCCGTCGGCGCGTGATGTGGCACGCCATTTCATACAACGCTGGAATGCTGTGAAGTTGGAAAAGATGCGCGACAACGCGAACTTCCCCTACCTAATGCCAAAGAGTTATCACAACATCAGACTGAATCCGAATATTGTCTTGAAACGGCAGAATCGCGTAACTTGCCAATTGCTGCGCAGCGCTTCCTCTTGGAGTTGCGGCTTCATCGAACAAGATTTGGTGGAGCAAAGCATACATGACGCCTACATACAGACCATAACGAAGGCGCAGCACTACATCTACATCGAGAATCAGTTCTTCATCACGATGCAGTTGGGCGCGACGGGCGCTTATGGAAATGTGCGCAATCAAATAGGCGAGACGTTGTTCAAGCGCATTGTGCGAGCACACAA GGAGCGGAAAACTTTTCGTGTTTTTGTGATCATACCTCTACTGCCCGGTTTCGAGGGTGACGTTGGCGGCAGCACCGGCAATGCGGTACGCGCAATCACGCACTGGAATTATGCATCGATTTCAAG AGGACGCTCTGCGATACTCACACGCCTCAAGGAGGTCGGCATAAGCGATCCCGGCGAATACATCTCCTTCCATAGTCTGCGCACAAATTCACAATTGAATAATGTTCCCATTACCGAACTCATTTATGTGCACTCAAAGCTGCTCATCGCCGATGATCGTGTGGTAATTTGTGGCTCGGCGAATATCAATGACCGCTCGATGATCGGCAAACGTGATTCGGAAATTGCTGCCATCATTAGCGATGAAGAGTTTGAGGATGGGCGCATGAATGGCAAAAAGTATCCGAGTGGCGTGTTCGCCGGCAGACTGCGCAAATTTCTATTCAAGGAACATTTGGGCTTGCTCGATCCCGATGCCGATGGCATGCCAATCGATGTAACCGATCCGGTGATCGATCAGTTCTGGAATGGCATGTGGCGGCGCACATCGACGCGCAACACCGAGATTTACGAAGAGGTATTCAAGTGTATACCCAGCGATAAGGTGAAATCGTACGCGGATTTGCGCAAATATCAGGAAGAGCCGCCATTGTGCAGATCGGACCCGGAGGTGGCGGCGAAGCGTGTGGCAAATATTCAG GGATTCCTAGTCAATCTGCCATTGGACTTCCTAAACAAAGAAGTGCTAACACCGCCTGGCACCAGTAAGGAGGGTCTCATCCCTACCGCCGTGTGGACGTAG